One uncultured Jannaschia sp. DNA segment encodes these proteins:
- a CDS encoding GAF domain-containing protein — protein MPQIDYAHLDRTAASLTEGEDDAVALMATLACELHHADDRFDWTGFYRVVAPGLLKIGPYQGGHGCLVIPFDRGVCGACARTGEVQIVADVDAFPGHIACASSTRSEIVLPVRDRSGALIAVLDIDSDQPDAFGAADAEGLARILDATFAR, from the coding sequence ATGCCCCAGATCGACTACGCCCATCTCGACCGAACCGCCGCCAGCCTGACCGAAGGCGAGGACGACGCCGTCGCGCTGATGGCCACGCTCGCCTGCGAGCTGCACCATGCCGACGACCGCTTCGACTGGACGGGGTTCTACCGCGTCGTCGCACCCGGCCTGCTGAAGATCGGCCCCTATCAGGGCGGCCATGGCTGCCTCGTCATCCCGTTCGATCGGGGCGTCTGCGGCGCCTGCGCGCGCACGGGCGAGGTTCAGATCGTTGCCGATGTCGACGCCTTCCCCGGCCATATCGCCTGCGCCTCCTCGACCCGGTCCGAAATCGTGCTGCCCGTCCGCGACCGCAGCGGCGCGCTAATTGCGGTGCTCGACATCGACAGCGACCAGCCCGACGCCTTCGGCGCCGCGGATGCCGAGGGACTGGCACGGATCCTCGACGCGACCTTCGCCCGATGA
- a CDS encoding acetyl-CoA C-acyltransferase, translating into MEQVIIAGAKRTPMGGFQGALSAATASELGGAAIAAALADASVPSDCVDELLMGCVLPAGQGQAPARQAGFAAGLPKEVPATTLNKMCGSGMKAAMMAHDQIALGQTDVMVAGGMESMTNAPYLLPGMRGGARLGHGAAVDHMFLDGLEDAYDKGRLMGTFAEDCAEAYQFTRDAQDDYALRSLSRAQEAIASGGFEGEVAPFTVTSRKGDATVAQDEQPGSARPDKIPHLKPAFRKDGTVTAANSSSISDGAAALVLASGRTAETEGLPVRARILGHASHAQEPGLFTTAPVPAARKLMDRLGWEVGDVDLWEVNEAFAVVPMAFMHEMGLSPEIVNVNGGACALGHPIGASGARIMVTLLHALEARDLKRGIAAICIGGGEGTAIAIERP; encoded by the coding sequence ATGGAACAGGTCATCATCGCAGGCGCGAAACGCACGCCCATGGGCGGCTTCCAGGGCGCGCTTTCGGCAGCGACCGCATCCGAGCTCGGGGGTGCAGCCATCGCTGCGGCCCTCGCCGATGCCAGCGTCCCGAGCGACTGCGTGGACGAGCTGCTGATGGGCTGCGTGCTGCCCGCAGGGCAGGGGCAGGCCCCGGCGCGGCAGGCCGGGTTCGCTGCCGGTCTCCCGAAGGAAGTGCCCGCCACGACGCTCAACAAGATGTGCGGCTCGGGCATGAAGGCCGCGATGATGGCGCATGACCAGATCGCGCTGGGCCAGACGGACGTGATGGTCGCGGGCGGCATGGAGTCGATGACGAACGCGCCGTATCTTCTGCCGGGGATGCGGGGCGGCGCGCGGCTGGGCCATGGCGCGGCGGTCGATCACATGTTCCTCGACGGGCTGGAGGACGCCTATGACAAGGGCCGCCTCATGGGTACCTTCGCCGAGGACTGCGCCGAGGCCTACCAGTTCACGCGCGACGCGCAGGACGACTACGCGCTCCGATCGCTGTCGCGTGCGCAGGAGGCCATCGCGTCGGGCGGGTTCGAAGGCGAGGTCGCGCCGTTCACCGTCACGTCCCGCAAGGGCGACGCGACCGTCGCGCAGGACGAGCAGCCCGGCAGCGCGCGGCCCGACAAGATCCCCCATCTGAAGCCCGCCTTCCGCAAGGACGGGACGGTCACGGCAGCCAATTCCTCCTCCATCTCGGATGGGGCGGCGGCGCTGGTCCTCGCCTCCGGCCGCACCGCCGAGACCGAGGGTCTGCCCGTCCGCGCGCGCATTCTCGGCCATGCCAGTCACGCGCAGGAGCCGGGTCTCTTCACCACCGCGCCGGTGCCGGCGGCCCGGAAGCTGATGGATCGGCTGGGCTGGGAGGTGGGCGACGTCGATCTCTGGGAGGTCAACGAGGCTTTCGCCGTCGTGCCCATGGCCTTCATGCACGAGATGGGCCTCTCGCCCGAGATCGTGAATGTCAACGGCGGCGCCTGCGCGCTCGGTCACCCGATCGGGGCCTCGGGCGCGCGCATCATGGTCACGCTGCTCCATGCGCTCGAAGCCCGCGACCTCAAGCGCGGCATCGCGGCGATCTGCATCGGCGGCGGCGAAGGCACGGCCATCGCCATCGAACGCCCCTGA
- a CDS encoding MOSC domain-containing protein, with protein sequence MRSLRDLMDAHHHAGRLDWIGLRPARRADMAEVDAVDIADGGPVGDHARPGKRAVTLIQAEHLPVIAALSRTDAGPGALRRNLVVSGLNLATLRGRDLRIGTAVLHVTGPCAPCSRMEDTLGPGGYQAVRHHGGWCASVVTPGRIARGDAVTPC encoded by the coding sequence ATGAGATCGCTTCGCGATCTGATGGATGCGCATCATCATGCGGGGCGGCTCGACTGGATCGGCCTGCGGCCCGCGCGTCGTGCAGACATGGCGGAGGTCGACGCGGTCGACATTGCCGACGGAGGTCCCGTGGGCGACCACGCGCGGCCCGGCAAGCGCGCCGTGACGCTGATCCAGGCCGAACACCTGCCGGTCATCGCCGCGCTCAGCCGCACCGATGCCGGGCCGGGCGCGCTTCGACGCAACCTCGTGGTCTCGGGCCTCAACCTCGCGACGCTGCGGGGGCGTGATCTGAGGATCGGCACGGCCGTGCTGCACGTCACCGGCCCCTGCGCGCCCTGTTCGCGTATGGAGGATACGCTGGGCCCCGGCGGCTACCAGGCCGTGCGCCATCACGGCGGCTGGTGCGCGTCCGTCGTCACGCCCGGCCGGATCGCGCGGGGCGACGCGGTGACCCCGTGCTGA
- a CDS encoding ATP-binding protein produces the protein MAQAMAASPPITTRSTRIAGTPNAVGEAMTAFARLFELGWLPEARRADVELVVAEVLNNIVEHALAGREDAWIELAVTAEGGRVFVMTADDGCPLPSPLLAIAELPAQDPQTGDLPEGGFGWFIIHALTEDMTYERADGLNRLHFSFVI, from the coding sequence ATGGCGCAAGCGATGGCTGCCTCGCCGCCGATCACCACGCGGAGCACGCGCATCGCGGGCACGCCGAATGCCGTAGGCGAGGCGATGACCGCCTTCGCGCGCCTTTTCGAGCTGGGCTGGCTGCCGGAGGCGCGGCGCGCGGATGTCGAACTCGTGGTGGCCGAGGTACTCAACAACATCGTCGAGCACGCGCTCGCCGGGCGCGAGGACGCCTGGATCGAACTGGCCGTCACGGCCGAGGGCGGACGTGTTTTCGTCATGACAGCAGATGACGGCTGCCCGCTGCCTTCGCCGCTTCTCGCGATCGCGGAGCTCCCCGCGCAGGATCCGCAAACGGGCGACCTGCCCGAGGGCGGATTCGGCTGGTTCATCATCCATGCGCTGACCGAGGACATGACCTATGAGCGGGCGGACGGGCTGAACCGTCTGCACTTCTCCTTCGTAATCTGA
- a CDS encoding gamma-glutamyltransferase family protein: MRDFHRPGRSPVLARNGMCATSHPLAAKVAIDVLERGGNAVDAAIAGAVLLGLCEPQMTGIGGDCFVLLKPAGSEEVRALNGSGRAPAGATAQTLRAQGHKTVPANSPWAVTVPGAVDAFCTLSEQEGKLGIEDTLAPVIPYFEEGVPVAPRVAFDWAKDAGTLQGHARKAYLGDDIPAPGATFASPRQTAALRRIAAEGREGFYAGEVAEDMVAALTQAGGPHTLDDFAATACDWADPVSGLYKGTELVEHPPNGQGATAILMANILAQFDIAAMDPFGARRTHIEAEAAKLAYDARNRFLADADHMTRLEHMLDPTTGAALAGLINPKRATPRLTETAEAVHKDTIYITVVDRDRMAVSLIYSIFHGFGSGIASEKFDILFQNRGAGFTLDRWHPNEMAPGKRPMHTIIPAMLREGGRVTMPFGVMGGQYQPNGHMRVLSNMLDFGMDAQSAIDAPRAFADGGVLKLERGYDDGVAAELAAMGHRIEVPDTPIGGAQAIRIDANGYLEGASDPRKDGCALGY, translated from the coding sequence ATGCGTGATTTCCACCGGCCTGGCCGTTCCCCCGTCCTGGCGCGCAACGGCATGTGCGCGACCTCCCACCCGCTGGCAGCGAAGGTCGCGATCGACGTGCTGGAACGGGGCGGCAACGCGGTCGATGCGGCGATCGCGGGCGCGGTCCTGCTGGGATTGTGCGAGCCGCAGATGACCGGGATCGGGGGCGACTGCTTCGTCCTCCTGAAGCCTGCAGGCTCGGAAGAGGTCCGCGCGTTAAACGGATCGGGCCGCGCCCCGGCGGGTGCCACTGCCCAGACGCTGCGGGCGCAAGGCCACAAGACCGTTCCCGCCAATTCGCCATGGGCCGTGACGGTGCCCGGCGCCGTCGACGCGTTCTGCACCCTCTCGGAGCAGGAGGGCAAACTGGGGATCGAGGACACGCTCGCCCCCGTGATCCCCTATTTCGAGGAGGGCGTGCCGGTCGCGCCCCGCGTCGCCTTCGACTGGGCCAAGGACGCGGGCACCCTTCAGGGCCACGCGCGCAAGGCATATCTGGGCGACGACATCCCTGCTCCGGGCGCCACCTTCGCTTCGCCGCGGCAGACCGCCGCCCTTCGCCGGATCGCCGCCGAGGGGCGGGAAGGGTTCTACGCGGGCGAGGTCGCCGAGGACATGGTCGCGGCGCTGACCCAGGCTGGCGGACCCCACACCCTGGACGATTTCGCGGCGACGGCCTGCGACTGGGCCGACCCCGTGTCGGGTCTCTACAAGGGCACCGAACTGGTTGAACATCCGCCCAACGGCCAGGGCGCGACGGCGATCCTGATGGCGAATATCCTCGCGCAGTTCGACATCGCGGCGATGGACCCGTTCGGGGCGCGCCGCACCCATATCGAGGCCGAGGCCGCGAAACTGGCCTATGACGCGCGCAACCGCTTCCTTGCCGATGCCGATCACATGACCCGGCTCGAGCACATGCTGGACCCGACGACGGGGGCCGCGCTGGCCGGGCTGATCAATCCCAAGCGCGCCACGCCGCGCCTGACCGAGACGGCCGAGGCGGTCCACAAGGACACGATCTACATCACCGTGGTCGATCGCGACCGCATGGCCGTCTCGCTGATCTACTCGATCTTCCACGGCTTCGGATCGGGGATCGCATCGGAGAAATTCGACATCCTGTTCCAGAACCGGGGTGCAGGCTTCACGCTGGACCGCTGGCATCCCAACGAGATGGCGCCCGGCAAGCGGCCGATGCACACGATCATCCCCGCGATGCTGCGCGAGGGCGGGCGCGTGACCATGCCGTTCGGCGTCATGGGCGGGCAGTATCAGCCGAACGGGCATATGCGCGTCCTGTCGAACATGCTCGATTTCGGAATGGATGCGCAAAGCGCGATCGATGCGCCGCGGGCCTTCGCCGACGGTGGTGTCCTGAAGCTGGAGCGGGGCTACGACGACGGGGTCGCGGCCGAACTGGCGGCGATGGGGCACCGGATCGAGGTGCCGGACACGCCGATCGGGGGCGCGCAGGCCATCCGGATCGACGCCAACGGGTATCTGGAAGGCGCGTCCGATCCGCGAAAGGACGGCTGCGCGCTGGGGTATTGA
- a CDS encoding Crp/Fnr family transcriptional regulator encodes MDLITFLSQSSDLSDVTCTEDFAARWKRARLNKGEQISHQGQSETDEYVVLAGRLVSSICDEKGKEVCVGFYVGPCVVTPNIARTRNGVSLVSIVATTDASLARIDSKKLSGLMITSQPIRDWANAVLRDSLREKGEREWCLAALGGAERLNWFRQTFPGYEAIFTHASIASFLGVTPVTLSRLRARESRGS; translated from the coding sequence ATGGATCTAATAACCTTTCTCTCGCAATCATCTGACCTGTCAGATGTGACTTGCACCGAGGATTTCGCGGCTCGGTGGAAGCGAGCGCGCCTCAATAAGGGAGAGCAAATTTCCCACCAAGGACAATCCGAAACAGATGAATATGTAGTTTTGGCCGGACGCCTGGTGAGCAGCATTTGCGATGAAAAGGGTAAAGAAGTGTGCGTTGGGTTCTACGTCGGTCCCTGCGTTGTTACGCCGAACATCGCGCGAACGCGTAATGGCGTGTCGCTCGTATCCATTGTGGCAACGACCGATGCTTCACTAGCCAGAATCGACAGTAAAAAGCTTTCAGGACTGATGATCACTTCCCAGCCTATCCGAGATTGGGCGAACGCGGTTCTACGCGACTCGTTGAGGGAGAAAGGGGAAAGAGAGTGGTGCCTAGCAGCTCTTGGAGGGGCTGAACGGCTCAACTGGTTTCGCCAAACATTCCCGGGTTATGAGGCCATCTTTACTCATGCGTCCATTGCATCCTTCTTGGGGGTCACACCGGTTACGTTGAGCCGTCTGCGTGCTCGTGAAAGTCGCGGATCGTAA
- the bktB gene encoding beta-ketothiolase BktB has translation MSDVVILSARRTAIGTFGGSLAAIPPIELATLAARAAIADAGIEGAQIGASVFGHVINTEPRDMYLSRVAAMQADVPETVPAMNVNRLCGSGVQAIVSGTQALALGDADFALVGGAENMSRSPFILPDARWGAKMGDVAGRDMMLGALNCPFGTGHMGVTAENVAAEHGVSRADQDAFALQSQERAATAIAEGRFADQIVPVMVRRRREEVAFEVDEHPKASTMETLGGLRSVFQKDGTVTAGNASGINDGAAALVLARADAADAAGLTPRARILGYGHAGVRPEVMGIGPVPAVRALLERTGLSVGDFDVIESNEAFASQALAVTAELGLDPARVNPNGGAIALGHPVGATGAIITVKALHELERTGGRRALITMCIGGGQGIALAIERI, from the coding sequence ATGTCCGACGTCGTCATTCTGTCCGCCCGCCGCACCGCCATCGGAACCTTCGGCGGCAGCCTCGCCGCCATTCCACCGATCGAGTTGGCCACCCTGGCCGCACGGGCCGCCATCGCGGATGCCGGCATCGAGGGCGCGCAGATCGGGGCGAGCGTCTTCGGCCATGTCATCAACACCGAACCGCGCGACATGTATCTCAGCCGGGTCGCCGCCATGCAGGCCGACGTGCCCGAGACGGTGCCCGCGATGAACGTCAATCGCCTCTGCGGGTCGGGCGTGCAGGCGATCGTGTCGGGGACGCAGGCGCTGGCGCTGGGCGACGCCGATTTCGCGCTGGTCGGCGGCGCCGAGAACATGAGCCGGTCGCCCTTCATCCTGCCCGACGCCCGTTGGGGCGCAAAGATGGGCGACGTTGCCGGGCGTGACATGATGCTGGGCGCGCTGAACTGTCCATTCGGCACGGGCCATATGGGTGTCACCGCCGAGAACGTCGCCGCCGAACATGGCGTGAGCCGCGCCGATCAGGACGCCTTCGCCCTGCAAAGTCAGGAGCGGGCGGCCACCGCCATCGCCGAGGGGCGTTTCGCCGATCAGATCGTGCCGGTCATGGTGCGGCGCCGGCGCGAGGAGGTCGCGTTCGAGGTCGACGAGCACCCGAAGGCCTCGACGATGGAGACCTTGGGCGGCCTTCGTTCTGTCTTCCAGAAGGACGGCACGGTCACGGCCGGCAATGCCTCGGGCATCAACGACGGCGCGGCGGCGCTCGTGCTGGCGCGCGCCGACGCGGCGGACGCGGCGGGCCTGACGCCGCGCGCGCGCATCCTCGGCTACGGCCATGCGGGCGTGCGGCCCGAGGTGATGGGGATCGGACCCGTCCCGGCGGTCCGCGCGCTCCTTGAACGCACGGGCCTCTCGGTCGGTGATTTCGACGTCATCGAATCGAACGAGGCCTTCGCCTCGCAGGCCCTCGCCGTGACCGCCGAGCTGGGGCTCGACCCGGCCCGCGTGAACCCCAATGGCGGGGCCATCGCGCTGGGTCACCCGGTCGGCGCGACGGGTGCGATCATCACCGTCAAGGCGCTGCACGAGCTGGAGCGCACCGGCGGGCGCCGCGCGCTGATCACCATGTGCATCGGCGGCGGTCAGGGCATCGCATTGGCGATCGAGCGCATCTAG
- a CDS encoding GNAT family N-acetyltransferase, producing MLIRAATEADRDAIVALHLASWQSSYGIVLPARVLSDVLPDYLAVKWAPRGFGPDQPTLVAEAGGEVLGFVCALRDVAPPLVDNLHVHPTARGRGTGAQLLAAINKALAATGAAASTLTVLEANTRAIAFYRAQGGRDAGPEDDMLVGHPVKVRRFLFDLA from the coding sequence GTGCTGATCCGTGCGGCGACCGAAGCGGATCGCGACGCCATCGTCGCGCTGCATCTGGCCTCGTGGCAGAGCAGCTACGGCATCGTCCTGCCCGCGCGCGTCCTCAGCGACGTGCTGCCCGATTACCTTGCGGTTAAATGGGCGCCGCGCGGCTTCGGTCCCGATCAGCCAACGCTGGTCGCCGAAGCCGGGGGCGAGGTGCTGGGCTTCGTCTGTGCGCTGCGCGACGTCGCGCCGCCGCTGGTCGACAACCTCCATGTCCACCCGACGGCGCGCGGGCGCGGGACAGGCGCGCAGCTTCTGGCGGCGATCAACAAGGCGCTGGCCGCGACAGGTGCCGCGGCTTCGACGCTTACGGTCCTCGAGGCGAACACGCGCGCCATCGCCTTCTACCGCGCACAGGGCGGCCGGGATGCCGGACCCGAAGATGACATGCTGGTGGGCCACCCGGTGAAGGTGCGGCGCTTCCTCTTCGATCTCGCCTGA
- a CDS encoding STAS domain-containing protein codes for MQIDSRTTDDILILTLTQPRLDAAGAVAFKERVRELCNGHGGRVVLDMAKVDFLDSSGLGALVAVMKGLDGRTLELARARGAVSRVLDLTRMDRVFAIHDDLPDGAAPGQDAA; via the coding sequence ATGCAGATCGACAGCCGGACGACCGACGACATCCTCATCCTGACATTGACGCAACCCCGCCTCGACGCGGCCGGTGCCGTGGCCTTCAAGGAGCGGGTGCGCGAATTGTGCAACGGGCATGGGGGCCGCGTCGTGCTCGACATGGCCAAGGTCGATTTCCTCGACAGCAGCGGACTCGGTGCGTTGGTGGCGGTGATGAAGGGGCTCGACGGCCGCACGCTGGAACTGGCGCGCGCGCGCGGCGCGGTCAGCCGGGTGCTGGACCTGACGCGGATGGACCGGGTCTTCGCGATCCATGACGATCTTCCGGACGGGGCGGCGCCGGGACAGGACGCGGCCTGA
- the pheT gene encoding phenylalanine--tRNA ligase subunit beta, whose product MKFTLSWLKRHLDTSATVPEIADALTDLGLEVEGIEDRGAVLRPFTIGHVTSAEKHPDADRLRVCQVETDEGTKQIICGAPNARAGITVVVAKPGVYVPGIDTTIGVGKIRGIESFGMMASERELELSEEHDGIIELPSGEVGQSFADWLAEHDPAKVDPVIEIAITPNRPDALGVRGIARDLAARGLGTLKPLDRPDVTGTFDSPVGVTIADDTTDGCPVFALRMIRGVTNGPSPDWLQDRLRAIGLRPISFLVDVTNWFTYDLNRPLHVFDADIVQGDLRVHRAAGGETIEALDEKTYTLPQGAMVISDDAGIESIAGIMGGAASGVTESTTNVLVESAFWDHVQIALAGRAMKINSDARFRFERGVDPAFTPEGLDHATAMILEHAGGEASHMVVAGAVPDTARSYRLDTDRVESLVGMSIPADTQRATLTALGFRLEGDQAHVPSWRPDVQGSADLVEEVARIASLTKLEGRPMARPAQVLRPVLTPTQQRERTARRTAAALGYDECVTYSFIDRASAELFGGGTDATKLENPISQDMSHMRPALLPGLLQAAARNQARGVADLALFEAGHVFDGGMPGQQQFCVSGLLVGHTAPKGIHGERRPVDVFDIRADAEAILAAIGAPAKMQTMRGVDDWWHPGRSAKLCLGPKKVMAVFGEIHPKILRTMNVKGPAVGFSIWPAEVPFPKSATASRGALTLSDLQAVERDFAFVLDAEVEAQAVVNAALGADKALITGARVFDEFRGGSLGEGRKSLAVTVRLQPTEATLTDKEIEAVAAKVVEKVVKATGGELRG is encoded by the coding sequence ATGAAATTCACGCTCTCCTGGCTCAAGCGCCATCTCGACACCTCGGCCACCGTGCCCGAGATCGCCGACGCGCTCACCGATCTGGGTCTCGAGGTCGAGGGCATCGAGGATCGCGGTGCGGTGCTGCGCCCGTTCACCATCGGGCACGTCACCTCGGCGGAGAAGCATCCCGACGCCGACCGCCTGAGGGTCTGTCAGGTGGAGACGGACGAGGGGACGAAGCAGATCATCTGCGGCGCGCCCAATGCCCGTGCCGGCATCACCGTCGTCGTTGCCAAGCCCGGCGTCTACGTGCCCGGCATCGACACGACCATCGGCGTGGGCAAGATCCGCGGTATCGAGAGCTTCGGGATGATGGCCTCCGAGCGCGAGCTGGAACTCAGCGAGGAGCATGACGGCATCATCGAACTGCCCTCGGGCGAGGTCGGCCAGAGCTTCGCTGATTGGCTGGCCGAGCACGATCCCGCCAAGGTGGACCCCGTGATCGAGATCGCCATCACGCCCAACCGCCCCGACGCGCTGGGCGTGCGCGGCATCGCCCGCGATCTGGCGGCGCGCGGCCTCGGGACGCTGAAGCCGCTCGACCGGCCCGACGTCACCGGTACCTTCGACAGCCCCGTCGGCGTGACGATCGCCGACGACACGACCGACGGCTGCCCCGTCTTCGCGCTGCGGATGATCCGGGGTGTGACGAACGGACCCTCGCCCGACTGGCTGCAGGACCGGCTTCGCGCCATCGGGCTCAGGCCGATCAGCTTCCTCGTGGATGTGACCAACTGGTTCACCTACGACCTGAACCGGCCGCTACATGTGTTCGATGCCGATATCGTCCAGGGTGACCTGCGGGTTCACCGCGCGGCCGGCGGCGAGACGATCGAGGCGCTGGACGAAAAGACCTACACGCTGCCGCAGGGGGCGATGGTCATCTCGGATGATGCGGGCATCGAAAGCATCGCGGGCATCATGGGCGGGGCGGCTTCGGGCGTGACGGAGTCCACGACCAACGTGCTGGTCGAAAGTGCGTTCTGGGACCACGTCCAGATCGCGCTGGCGGGTCGGGCGATGAAGATCAACTCGGATGCCCGCTTCCGCTTCGAACGCGGTGTCGATCCGGCCTTCACGCCCGAGGGGTTGGACCACGCCACGGCCATGATCCTGGAGCATGCGGGCGGCGAGGCATCGCACATGGTCGTGGCGGGGGCCGTGCCGGACACCGCGCGCAGCTACCGGCTCGACACCGACCGGGTCGAGAGCCTCGTGGGCATGTCGATCCCCGCCGACACCCAGCGCGCCACGCTCACGGCGCTGGGCTTCCGGCTGGAGGGCGACCAGGCCCATGTCCCGAGCTGGCGGCCCGACGTGCAGGGCAGCGCCGATCTCGTCGAGGAGGTCGCGCGCATCGCTTCGCTGACGAAGCTGGAAGGGCGGCCCATGGCGCGCCCCGCGCAGGTGCTGCGCCCCGTGCTGACCCCCACTCAACAGCGCGAGCGGACCGCGCGGCGGACCGCCGCGGCGCTCGGCTACGACGAATGCGTAACCTACAGCTTCATCGATCGCGCATCGGCCGAGCTCTTCGGCGGCGGCACGGATGCGACGAAGCTCGAGAACCCGATCAGCCAGGACATGTCGCACATGCGCCCCGCGCTCCTGCCCGGACTGCTCCAGGCGGCGGCCCGCAACCAGGCGCGCGGCGTCGCGGACCTCGCGCTCTTCGAGGCGGGGCATGTCTTCGATGGCGGAATGCCGGGCCAGCAGCAGTTCTGCGTCTCCGGTCTCCTCGTCGGACATACTGCGCCCAAGGGCATCCACGGCGAGCGTCGCCCCGTCGACGTCTTCGATATCCGTGCCGATGCCGAAGCGATCCTCGCCGCCATCGGCGCGCCCGCGAAGATGCAGACGATGCGTGGCGTGGACGACTGGTGGCATCCGGGGCGGTCAGCGAAGCTCTGCCTCGGGCCGAAGAAGGTCATGGCGGTGTTCGGCGAGATCCATCCGAAGATCCTCAGGACGATGAACGTGAAGGGGCCCGCGGTGGGCTTCTCGATCTGGCCGGCCGAAGTGCCGTTTCCGAAATCGGCCACCGCCTCGCGAGGGGCGCTGACGCTTTCGGACCTGCAGGCGGTCGAGCGCGACTTCGCCTTCGTGCTGGATGCCGAGGTCGAGGCGCAGGCGGTCGTCAACGCCGCCCTCGGGGCGGACAAGGCGCTTATCACCGGCGCGCGCGTCTTCGACGAGTTCCGGGGCGGCAGCCTCGGCGAGGGCCGCAAATCGCTGGCCGTGACGGTGCGGTTGCAGCCGACCGAGGCCACGCTCACCGACAAGGAGATCGAGGCGGTCGCGGCAAAGGTCGTCGAGAAGGTGGTCAAGGCAACCGGCGGCGAGCTGCGCGGCTGA
- a CDS encoding MarR family transcriptional regulator, with the protein MDDFRLDDFLPYRLAVAAGRVSRDFARDYRDRFGLTRAEWRVIAHLAGSGTVSVREIADRADMEKSRVSRAAARLEAAGHVAKRVNAGDKRLVDLTLTESGRAMVAELAPIATAYQRRLVAELGSDAAPLLRALDLLASRDG; encoded by the coding sequence ATGGACGACTTCCGCCTTGACGATTTCCTGCCCTATCGGCTGGCCGTGGCCGCCGGGCGCGTCAGCCGCGACTTCGCCCGCGACTACCGCGACCGGTTCGGTCTGACGCGCGCGGAATGGCGCGTGATCGCGCATCTCGCGGGGTCGGGCACCGTGTCGGTCCGAGAGATCGCGGACCGGGCCGACATGGAAAAGTCCCGCGTCTCCCGCGCCGCCGCCCGGCTCGAGGCGGCGGGCCATGTCGCCAAGCGTGTGAACGCGGGCGACAAACGGCTGGTCGACCTCACCCTGACGGAGAGCGGGCGCGCCATGGTCGCCGAACTGGCACCCATCGCGACCGCCTATCAGCGTCGTCTCGTGGCGGAACTCGGGTCCGATGCGGCGCCGCTTCTGCGGGCGCTCGACCTTCTGGCGTCGCGCGACGGCTGA